Below is a genomic region from Ailuropoda melanoleuca isolate Jingjing chromosome 8, ASM200744v2, whole genome shotgun sequence.
AAATTGAGTTCGACTCTTCTCATCTGAGGGTGTTTCCTCCAGAAGTACCTAGGAGAGCACAGGGGCATGAGCGGGCAGCCTCCCTGGGTCCCGCACGAGCGCCCACCCCGATGAGACAGCAGGGAGGGTGGGACGATGTCATGGAGGGAGTTCCTAGCACCGTAGCCAACATGCAGCAATGCTGTTCACCTGCTGGGTACTTCACAGGTCTTAGGGGAGGTCCTAGCAGGGACCTTCTGTGATTACATTTGCCCCATCCCCTCCGCACGCCCTGACAAGGCTGTTTCTACAAAATGCTGAGAATAGTCAGAGTATTCCAGCAAAAGCAATACGGGTGAATCAGCCCCCGATCACACAATCACAAAGCAGCCAATGGAAGATTGAAAAACCCAACCAGTGAGACGACCTGCCCCCCAGCTTGTCACGTGATGGTCCCCATTTCTGGACTGAACGTGGGTGGGAGTGGATGAGGTTTTGGTGTCTGGTAAACCCACGTGGGGCGTTCCCGAGCCGCCCGAGTGGAGCCGGGTCTGCTACGCCGTCACCCACATCTGAATGCTTCTGCATGTTtgcggtttttgtttttttttaattttcctggatGTTTTGAGTTACCCAGGAGACACGATTCACTGCAATGAAGCACACGAGCATAGATTTCGAAGGAAACGCTGAGCGATGTGTAACATGGGACTTGCTTAGAATCCAGCTTTAAGTTATGCCCGTAAATaagtcaaaggaagaaagaatttcaTCTTATACTTGTCTTTAAAGAATAGTATTTCTCCACGGAGGGTGGTGATGGCGTCAAACGTCAGGCTGGGGTCACAGGCTGTGGGTGTAGTTGGTCCGGTTGGTTGGATGGGGTTGCTTGAaggaccttaggggaaaaaagcactTTTTATAAGCTTCAGTCTAGTGTGACTGCTGGAGTACGTCAGACGCTCCTTGGGAAGGCGAAGGGTTTTCACAAGAAGGGAAAGCCTACCAGACTCTGGCCCTCTTAGAGTTATTAGTATTGTTTTAAATCAGGATAGTGATTTTCAGAGCTCATTCCAGTTGAAGTTGTAAAGTAAACCAATTTGAATTCtgtgccccccctccccaccccctagtTTTAAATCCTAATcccatccttctccctcttcccgaAGAACATCCTAGACAAGGGCAGAGCTCACCATGCGTGCAGTTCTTCCAGTGACCTTACCATAGATGGTCTGGATGCCGTTGATGTCATCCTGAGGGAGGGTGTAGGTGCTGGGGTCGCGGAAAGCGTAGTTGGGATACATCAAGGCACCCGGGTCAGTGGAGTGAGCGAGCCCCAAGGAGTGGCCAAATTCATGGGCGGCAACAAGAAACAAATTGTAATCTGAAATGCAAGCGTGTGCGGTAAGTGGCTCCAAGTGGCTCCAAGGGTGGAGACAACAGGATCTCAAGGAATGCAGCTTCCAAGCCAACAAAGCCTGGAGAAACGGCGCTTGCCATGCCcgtctttctcctttccccttcagGCGTCTGAAGAGGTGGAAGCTGGAAGCAATGAAGGCAGCAGTTGTAGGTTAGGAGAGGGAAGCTTCTCACCCCATCTCAGAAGCAAGAAATATGGCCTTTATTCTGACTCCGGGATTGCGTGGGTGTGGGCCCGAGGCTGAGAGAAGGGATGGCAGGCCCTGTAGTCTCGTGACGCTCCGCagccctctccagcctcccaggcCCTCAGCCCCTTCAGGAGAGTCTCAGTGCACAGGCGGCTAGAGAGGAAGCCTGCCCGGCCGCCAACAGCCTCGGACGCAGATGGACCTGCTTTGCCTCCCTGATCACCTGTCAGCCAGCACCAGCTCCTGCCTGATTCCGAGTTCTCCAGGCAGCTTCAAGGATTCTCCACGTTCACCTTGCTTGAAAGAGACAAACCCTGCTGCTTCCCCCATCTTTAACTTCCAGGAGCCCAGTGCCTTCCCCAGCTGGGAACCCGACTTCCAAGGCTCACGCTGCATGAGATAGAACCCAAGCTCCGTGGCCAGTGTGAGAGCCCCTCACTCACCCGGCAGACGTGCGAGGGTGTGACGGGCGACGTGAACCCTTCACTCCGGCCGTCCCACGGACACACCGTGCCCTGTCTGCCGTGCTAACCTCTTAAAGAGTACTTTCTATATGTGGGGAAGCGTGATATGACTCAGTACTCACAACGTTTCTGTGAAGGgctgttagaaatatttttacagcAAAGGAACTGAAACCCACAGAGTTTGGATATTTCATTAGAGGTCTTGCAACTAGTAAGTGGTCAAGCTGGGGCCAAATCCAAGTTGATGGCAAGACCCGGGCTCTGAGGACAGCGTTCAACTTCCTATTGATAACCAGCCTAGTGAAATTCTACCCATGCTCCAAGACTTTTCTCTTGACCATCTCATCCTTGCATTTTTGCATTCCTGAATGTATCTCAGAAAACCTCTCTGAGTGCCTGGAGCACATTGTGAGGGGCTCTGGGGAATCGGTCATGACGCGCGGTCTAGAAGGGGAGATGCATGCCAATGACGTGAATGGCAGAGGACAACGAGGAGAGCAGCTGAGAAAGAGAAACGAAGGCTGTTGGGATCCTGAGGAGGAAGTCCTCACTTCAGCTGAAAAACAAGACAGAGGCGGCATGGGGCGGAGGAGAGACGGATTTTGGAAGGGGTGACTGGGGTGCATTGTGAGCCAACGTAGGGAGGTTGGGAAGCACGTGGTGTGATGTAGGAACAGTGAACGTGCAATGTGGCTGCTGCACATCAAACAGGAGGACAGGATGAAAGATGAGTTTGTGAATACCCAAGACCTTTTGATCCAAGGAAAGGTACCTGACGTGGTCCAGAAACGTCACACCGGAAGTTTACGCAGGAGGATCACGTAATCCACGAGGGGCTTTCCCAATGTAAATTCTGCTGCTGTGCTGGGAAAACTTAGAGCAGAGATTGGAGGTAAACAGACCAGGTGGGAATCTGTATCTTTTAGTTCAGTAAGAGGTGACAACCACGTGCACCAGTGGGGAGGGCAAGAGGAACTCAGAGTAGTGGAGAGCGTTATTTATCTTCAGGTACACACAGCTCCCAGCATAGGGACTTGGGTGGAATAAACCCTCACAGCATACATGCTGAGAAAATGGTGGGAGGAGCAGGTTCCAAGCAAAGATAAAATGTTCCTTTCCTATATTCTACCAGGTTTTGTGGCATACGGTTGACCCATGGCCTTGTGAAGCACCACGTGGTCTGGATACACTTGTCCTTATCCTCACCTCTGCCCTTCAGCTGGTCTGCCTCATTATCAGTCTTCTCCTGAAAGGGGTGGTTTGTCCTATAGGAACAACCCCTGGAAAAGAGATTCATGAAGATGAAATAACTCAACGAAAAAGATGGTGGCTGTTTTCTAAGTGGGATTGCTTTCTAAATGAACCTGATTATTCCTGGATTTCCAAAAACAAGGACCTGCTCCAAACATCATTAAATTTCAGAATATTACAAAGAAACACATACCCTAAAGCCCTGGTCAGCAAACTTCTGTGAAGGCTTAGACAGTAAGTATTTGAGGCTTTGTGACCCGTGTGCTTTCTGTAGTGAGTCCTCAGCTCCGCTGTTGCACCGTGAGAACAGCCAGAGATGATACATAAACAAGTAAGGGTGTCcctgtttcaataaaactttatttatacaAATAGGATCAGGCAGGATTTAGCCACGGTCTGCAGCTTTTTGATTACTGTCCTAGGGATGCAAGGTCAGCAATTGGCCTTAGGGCTTTTTTAAAACCTACATTTACTCAGCATTATGGGGTAGCAAAAATTTAAAACGATCAGCTTGGCCGTGTTTGAAATGTTACAgtaacttgtgtgtgtgtgtgtgtgtgcgcgcgcaggAGAGGCTGCCGATGTGAGAGACCCTATTCAGAAGCTGCAGGGTGACACGACCTCGGTCAACTTACTGCTGGAATTTTGGGTCCATGTTTCGTCTGCATCGAAGTGAACGTCTCCTCCAATACCTTGGCCTGGCTGAAAGGCATGAGCGAGGATTCCATTGGGTCCGTCGAATGGAGAATTGTCGCCATGATCTGAAACAAGACAGTTTGTATCACGTCCCTGCCAAGTCTCAGCTTCGCCAGGGAAGGCCAACCTGAGCACGATGGCTGCGAGCCTACCTCCCCGGACAAAAGCGATCTTGATGTCTGGTTCTCCCTGCGAGATCTTGGTGAAGGTCAGGGGTGATGCGTTACTCCACACTTGAAAGGCTTTCTTAATAGCTGTTTCCACGTCAGCCTCTGACAACTGTTTCGTGTACTTAATAATCCTTCAAAATGAGAAGATGGGAGGACTCATTACGGTTTAGAGGGCAGGCCATCAGCACACCACACTTCTGCACCTGGGAGTGAGTGGTAGATGTGACCAGCTAGCTGTGGAGAGGGTCTAAGGAGCGGGGGCAGGAGTCAAGGCTGCAGACAGACATGGCCTCTGGACAGGTCATTCCTTATCTCCAAGCTCAGTTTCTTTACTCATAAGAGGAGGAGCATAAGACAGTAGCCCTAGCCCTCTCATAGGGTGGCTGTGGAGATTACGTCCACGTTAAACATTCAGCTCAGTACTTGGCGAATTGCAGTACTGAACAGATACTGGGACATCGCTGCCATCATCAGGAAGGTGGGGCTAGTCTGTCCAGGTCGGGTCCTACATGGAgttcacagagagacagcccaaTGTTGCCCTCGTCCTCTTGAGACTGCTGGAGGAGGAGCACAAAACGTCAGGCTGTGGGGTGAGGAGAGCCTGTGGGGTCTTCCTCCCTCACACTAGACTCTGGCCTGTGCGGGGCTGGGACCCCTGTCTCCCGTGGATCCCACCTCCtggaacagtgccaggcacatcaCAAATGCGGACAAACACCCCTGTCGGGTTCTGGACCTTGAACCTCACCTGTAGGTCAGGTTGGTTTCTTTCCACTTGGGGTTCCCCGGGGTTAACATGAAGTCCCCGCTGTCGGGCACACCACAGCGAGGCTGCTGCATCACCTCCAACGTCTCCTGACTGGGCTTCCCCGTCTCGTCCAACCCGAAGAATCGCTGCATCTCTTTCAGCTTCTCAACGATCACACTAGGGCTGTTCTGCCTCTCCGACCGGAGTCCTTCCCTCGGTAACTGGTAGAACTTCTCCAGGTAATCCTGGACAGAGACAGACGCGTGAGGGGACCTGCCGTGTCATCACCTTCTGCTCCCTGTGTCACTGCGACTTCCAACACGCTAGTGACCGGATAGTCGGGGGGCAACCACGCAGATTCGGGGTTGGCTTTGAGAGAACGGGACAGTGGGTCAGGACAGCCCCTCTGTTCAGCGCCCCAGTTAGCGCTCACACATAAAAACAGATGCTTCATAAGGGAGGAGGTCCAAACCCCATGTGAAACGGTAGTACGCAGGCAGGAGACTGGctcctttttataaaaactaaagaGCGCTGGTGTACCGATTCCTTGAGGTGCTAATTGCATCGATGCACACGCTCTTTTCATGATGTTTCCGCCACTATCGAGAAGGTTCCATCATTCTCACTAAGACGCGGACGTGCACAGATGGAGGGAAATGGCCAAGATGACAGTTCAGGTCCCAGCCGTCCCTGCTGCTTCTCAGATGAGAATTGACAATCCCACGAGAACTGCAAATTGGTGTTGTCGACGTTAGCCTGTCCCCGCCACAGCACCTCTGGGAGGGGCCAAGGTGCTTAGGGAGCAGAGTTCGGGGCTGCTACGCCACTTCTAAGGCTTCTCTCGCCCCACGCAGTCGGGGAACACCTGCCACTTGGCAGGTGACTCAGCACACGGTACTTCTGTGCTCTTATAGGCCGTGGGATTGAGAGAGGTTTGGGTTCAGATCTGAGCTGTGCCACGGTTTAACTGAGGTTTTGGACACGTCACGTAACGGACTCAAGATTCGCTTTAGTCTCTAAAGTGGGAATAAGAGTACCCTCACGGGGTTGCCGTGCGGGTGAACGAGGTGCTCAGTGGGGCGTCCTGTTCACAGTCAACACTCGCTGAGCTCTGGCTGTCAGCCCGGGGGTTACTGTTCCCACCGTAAGAGctatttaagaaaaaggaaacggggaaaaaaaaagaacgataCTTTTCTAAAACTGCAATGCTAAGGAAATCGTGTGTGACAAATTTGTGACAGCATTCCTGGTGTTTCTTCAAAATTTGGCCTGACTTTTGTACAACAGTGGAAAATAGCTGTAGGTTTTGCTTTATAAACGTTTATAAACATGTTTACTTATAAGCAGAATCTGGCGTAGGAAATCTCATTGCACGAGGAATTGACTTCTAGTTCCTTCTAATTTCGCACCCTCGTGCTCCCTGGTCCAGCTGAGATTTCTGGCTACGAACACAAGTCCCTGCAGAAAACCCCAGACGAGGAGTACCTGGGTTGCATATAATGGCCGGGGAATATCTTAGGTGAGTGAGAGAGGAAATCGTTTAGTTTTGTAATTAAAACCATTCCTTCTCCACGGGGTCCCCAGCTGGAGGCTTCTCTGGCAGCAGCGTTTTCCCAGAGTTTGAGGAGCCCTGCCAGGAACCCTCTAGATCTCTGACATGAGATGTCTGAGCTCAAACAGAACGCACGTGTAATTTCTTTCAGGCTGATTtaactaaaaagaagaaacaagccaCACAGTTTCCTAAGAACCAGCCCGTCCGCCCCGACCTACCCGAGAGTCCGTTTACCTGGACAAGTTGTGCGTTCTTCTCTCCTGGGGATCCTCCGGGGACTGGAAGGGCCTGGGACAGCTGCACGGAGAAGAGCAGCAGGCCTGGGAGCGTCCTCAGACTGAACGGGGCCTTTTCTGCAAACGCTGCCATCCCGACCTTCCTTCAGGTAGGACCCCCGCCTCAACAGTGCCTCCAGGTCACCGGATGGCAGGTcggcctctgccctccttctggTCCCTTATAAAAGCCATGGCTTCAACAATTGCCACATGGGGAATGTGAAGCAACACAGGTTAATTACGCTCTGACGCTGTTGCAACATTATAATGTGATTCAGTATATTCcagaacggggtgggggggtcctttcaacagaaaaaaaaaagtgcaatttgcaaatcttTGCTCTTGGGGTGTTTGGTTAGAGATTTACTTTTGCAAAGTTGTGTGGTCGAGGAGAAGCATGCGGATTACTCCTGAAGGTAACGGTGGGTTTGCATTTTCTAGGTGGGGGAGGTGCCAAGGCTGTGTTTACTCAGGTGTGTGGTCGCATGGGTGGTCGTTAGCCTGGGACCGAGGGGCTCCGTGCAAGCAGCTCTGTACGCAGCACCCTTGCTGTGGGGACAGTGTGCCTGGGGGTGTGGTCACCAAGCAGGTCTGTGTGGGGGTCCTGGAGCAGCTGCTGGGGGATGCGGTTCTGGCAACAGCGTATTAGAGAAGAGTCTGCAAGCTGGGTTTTCTGTGGGAAGGACAAGAGAGCAATGCTGACGGTGGTAACAGTAACACTCCGTCGGTACTTACTCTGTCCCAGACACCCATGCTGCACCTGTATTATGTCAGGCCATCCTCGCGCGGCCTGGGGATGCTAGCATTTCTGCATGTTGCAGGTGAAAGCAAATCCAGAGAAGTGAGAGCACAGTACGAGTCATGAGCTAAGTTGGGGTGCCTAGGACTCAATGCCAAGTGAGGTGTTCACATAGACAGATCTGGCAACGACCCCATCAGGCTCTGCCACCTGGGCGCCCAGCTGGCCCACGACGGAGCAGAAGATCAAGGTGGGGAACCACCGGGAGCAAGGTCtggctcacagaggaggaatgAGAGGGGGTATATGTGCCCCCAGGAAAAAGGCCTCAAGAGAGGGTTTCCAGACTAGGTGGCTATGCCTGTCAGGGACCCAAGGGCATGTTTCAAAATCCTGTCACCTGGACTCCACGTGCATGAGATGATGTCACTGTGCGATCTTTGCATGTGCTCCCTTACACATCCTTACATATTCTGCATGGGTGGTATTTTGTGTATCGGTGCCTGCCTCGACATGTGGGTACGGGACATGGGTTAGTATGGAAATGATGCCTTTGTTTCAGACGCTGCGGTAAGCAGCTCAAATCCCTCCTGATATCTCTCACGCGCGTGCTCAAAATCCAGAGTGTGTCTCCGGTCAGAGCAAACCTGGGCAGCAGGTAAACGTCCACGATGTAGATTCCTGCATTCACCCCAACCCTGGCTGCCGcccaccatgtgccaggtgctgtgctgggcacTAGATTGTTGGAGACAGGTTAATAGCAGGTCAGATGAAATGCCAAGGAAGTCTGGAGGAAAACACAATGGTGGGGGAGCTGCAATCAAGGAAGGCCTCACGCAGGAGGTCGACTTTGAGCTGGACCTTGAAGGGGAACTAGAATGTGGACATGCAGAGATGGGGAGATCCGTGCCCTGTGTGCATGTGGAAGCTCTCCAGCCCCCCAGTGGTTCAAGCCGCCCTGAGGTCATGGCCACGGCAGCCATCCCCGGGAGCACAACTTAGTCATGCTGTGACGTCCTCCTCATTCCACCTTCAGTGAGGAAACTTACTTACAGAATAAGAATGCCTTAACGTTGCTCTGCCCTTTGCTGAGTTATTTTGATACACTGGCTTGTTCGCAAGGCTCATACAGGTACTTTCTTTTGAACATAATGTAAATGATTTAGACAAGAACCCAAAACTGGTGTTGTTTGTGTAAATGTTGTGTTAGAATcgtccaaaaaaatagaaacagaagtacCACTGTACCAGTTATCCACTTCTGCGTATTTACCCCAGGAGAACAAGAGCACTCGTTGGAAAAGATATACGCACTGATGTTTACTGCACATTATTTACAGCAAGAGACAGAAGCAACCTCAGCATCTATGGGTAGATGAAGGTGGGGTatactttacacacacacacacacacacacacacacacacacacacacacacacacacactattactcagccatgaaaaagaacgagctcttgccatttgggacaacacggatggacctagaaggcaacctgctaattgaaataagtcagatagagaaagagaaacaccatgtgatttcactcatatggaatcaaagaaaaatcaaaagaacaaacaacaacaagAGGTACGGACTCAAATATGGAGGACGAGGGGctgccagagggagggggcagcgAGAGAGAAGCAATGGGTGAGGGGGTGAGAGGTGTGGACTTGCAGTTACCAGACAGTCCAGTGTCGCAGAGAAGTGCCGCCTGGGGAAGGGACGGGTCATGCAGTAACTCGGCGCGGGGACAGATGGCGCCAGGACCTCCGCGTTGAGCGAGGGGTGCTGTGCAGACACTCTCGGGAGAGCTCACCTGCGCTGACGGGAGTCCTGACGGGAGGCGGAGAAAGCGACGGAGGTTTTCGGAACCTCCAGCTTCTGTTTCCTGAATCCTTTCTGCACACCTGGCCACCGTGTGCCCACATGCGCCTCACCTGTCTGCCTGGAGCCCATGTTCCCTCAGGCCCTCTCCTCTCTGAACACCTACTACGGGGAAAGGATCAACCATCAGTCATTTACACCTTAGTGCGAACTTAGGGGTTATTTGCCTTTTGAGTCAActtactgaagaaaaagaaaaggaactgatTTATTAAAACTGAAGGCTTTGTTCCACATGACAGGAGTTTCAGCCTGagaaagaagatggaagaaaTTAGGTTTTGGGCAGAGATGCTCCAAGGCAGGCTCTCCATTTCCGTCACGTTACCCCTCCGGCAGCGGCTTCGGTCGGTTCTCTGATGTGCTGTCCCGCAGCAGAGACAGCAACTTGTATTCTTACAGCTCAGCTTTGGTTTTCAGGCCAAAGGGATGAGCTGATGGCAAGAAGgagtctgttttctctttaattaaaataaaggtgGGGGGTGTGTGCAGCCAGCTGGCATGGGCGTGGGTAGCAGGGGAAGCTGTCTGgatgtgtgcacgtgtgcctgAATCTTGTTCATGACAGGGGCTGTGACCCAGCAGGGCAAACAGGGTGCACTAAGCCCGGGAGCATCCCCAGAACAGCCCGCGACTGGTCTGACCCCCACAAGCAAGGGGGAAGTGTCCTGTGCATCGTGCATGTTTGAACTCTGATGGTCAGGACAGAGGCCCACACTTTGATCAAGTTAGCAGGGTAAGTGTTGGGGTCAGTTGTGCTGAAGGGTCAGGAATACCGCCCTTGAAATTATGCTAACTGGGCTCAAATTTTCGTTCTGCCACTTTCTACTTACTCAACTTTTAGCAACTCACCTCGGCTCCTCTGGGTCTCCCGTGCCGACCTCCGACCCCGCATGTTGGCACCTCCCTCACCGGCATCGGGAGGTTAGAGGCCCGGGCAGGGGCGAGCCTGTGTGAACCCTCTGGCGTGGCATCCTCATCGTGGGATGAATGTGGGGGCTGTGTGTCCTTTCTGTGAGTTGAGTTAGCACTGCTGAAAAGCTCTTCTATTCCAGAAAGAGAAGTGTTCGTGGTTAAGCCACTGAGTGATGAAACTGCTTCCATGCGGCTTCTTTCTGGGTCCAGAGCGCCGTGCAGCCAGGGACCATGTGGGCGACTTAGACGCCCTGGGGGCAGAGCACAAGTGAAGTCAAGCATCACAGCAGCCATCGTGCGTGAAACACTGCTGGCTGGCAGTCCGCTGTCAGGGGAGGGAAATGTGTCTGTGGAACGTCTGGACTTGGTCCTAGACGTGCGCTGTGTTAGCTCCCTGGGGCTTCAGAGCAGCCCAAGGAGGGACGGTTATAATCCCCATCTTAGGGTAATGAAAGCTTCGGAGAGCCGATCGAGTGTGCCTTCCTGTCTGCCCTTCCTGGTGTCCCCTTTGGTCGCCCGGTGAGGAAAAACTCAGAACGAGGCCTTAACTGGCTCTTCCTGAGAATCTGTATTAAACACAGATAAGTGGGCTCCGCTCCAGCTCCTGAGTCAGAGCCTCTGGGGTGGCGCCCAGGCATGTGGACGTTCCAGAACATCAGTGAGGCCCTCTGCTGCCAAGGGTCTAGAAGAGGAACAATCACATGCTTCTAGGCAAAGCAGCAAAGCCCTCGTGGGAGGACCGGCCCTCGAGGTGAATTCTGGACGACGGATTGAGTGTTGGCATTGAGACTGGGGTGAgcgagggtgggg
It encodes:
- the MMP8 gene encoding neutrophil collagenase — its product is MAAFAEKAPFSLRTLPGLLLFSVQLSQALPVPGGSPGEKNAQLVQDYLEKFYQLPREGLRSERQNSPSVIVEKLKEMQRFFGLDETGKPSQETLEVMQQPRCGVPDSGDFMLTPGNPKWKETNLTYRIIKYTKQLSEADVETAIKKAFQVWSNASPLTFTKISQGEPDIKIAFVRGDHGDNSPFDGPNGILAHAFQPGQGIGGDVHFDADETWTQNSSNYNLFLVAAHEFGHSLGLAHSTDPGALMYPNYAFRDPSTYTLPQDDINGIQTIYGPSSNPIQPTGPTTPTACDPSLTFDAITTLRGEILFFKDKYFWRKHPQMRRVELNFISLFWPSLPDGIQAAYEDVDKDLVFLFKGCQYWALSGYDIEQGYPRSISDYGFPSSVRAIDAAVHYRTQTYFFVNDEVWRYDNERQSMEAGYPKSIPSMFPGIESRVDAVFQQNYVFYFFSGPRYYTFNLGAQRVTKIDRSNKWLNC